CACTTGTACTTGCTAAAGTTCATGCCTCAACCAAGCCGATAATTTGAAAGGCAGCGCTTCAATCCAATTTTGAGCTGGTATACTATAAACTGAAAATGTTTCTTTGCCTATGAGGAGAATTGAACTATTGGCAAAAAATATCATATTCTATTTTGCCTTTTCAGCATTCCTAATAATCGGCAGTGTATATGCCGATGGGCAGCTTACCATTACCCTTGATCCCCCTGCCGAGGAGCAGAAGGATAATCTTCGTTTGAACCACGAGACACTCGGCGCTACTAGAGAGAACTCAGCAAAATATGAAGCAAGAGTTCTAAGTGCACGGCAAACCACAAACAAGGAAGTCGTAATCGGTCGAGTAGGGGTTGTCAAGGCGGCAAATGCAAATATCATGCGCGCTCCTACAAAGAAAGGATATCAGCTATTTACCTGTCCCAGGGGTTCATATCTTGCAATCGTCGCTGATAGCCCCAATTGGTATGGTGTCTTGATGATTGATGGCAGTACAGGCTGGATTGAAAAGAGCAAAGTAAGCCTTCTAAATTACAATGTTATAGGCCAGAAGAACCTTCCAAATGGACTTGGCCCTAAAATTGTTAACACAGCGCTTAAATACCTTGGCATTCCCTATCGGTGGGGTGGTTACTCTTGGAATGGATTGGACTGCTCAGGTTTTGTTAAGGCTGTCTTTGCAAGCCATGGTATAGAACTCCCTCGAACAGCACGTGAGCAAGCCAGTGTAGGCGTTCCTGTCAATGCAAGCGACCTCCAACCTGGCGACCGGCTTTACTTTGCATGCAAAGGTGGCGCGATTGACCACTGCGGTATTTACATTGGCAATGGTTTATTTATCCATTCATCATCATCGCGAGGAGGAGTTGCTATCGACAATCTTCTAACAAAACCTCTCTATTATAATACACTTGTTGCCGCCCGAAGATCATAACTCTCCGAATATGGCAAGCGACGAATCCTTCCTCTTGTTGATAAAACGGCGTCCGTGTGGTATCATTTTTCCATCCGCATTTTCTTTAGCGTCTATTTTCATCTTAGAAAGATTTAAGAAATGGTAAGAGTAGGTGTTATTGGAGCATTAGGATACGGCGGCGGCGAGCTTGTACGAATTCTTACTAATCACCCACATGTCAAGCTAACATATTTATGTTCAGAGCTTGAGAAGCCTGTGCGCATTTCAGATGTATGTCCAGGACTTAAAGGCATCCTTGATGCCAACTGCGAGGTATACGACCCAAACACAGCGATCGAGCAATGCGACATACTTTTTATTGCTCAACATCCCGGGTGGGCAATGAAACATGCTAGGCGGTTTCTTGACACTGGAATCAAAGTTATTGATTTGAGTGCAGACTTCCGACTTCGCAACCCCGAAAATTATGAGCAGTGGTATAAAATTAAGCATGAATCACCCGAATTGATTCAGCAAGCGGTTTACGGGTTGCCAGAACTCTATAGAAGTCAAATTGCCCAGGCGAAATTGATTGCCAACCCTGGTTGCTTTCCAACGGGTGCAATCTTGGCTCTAATGCCTCTGCTAAGAGAGAAGCTTGTGGACCCAGATACAATCATTGTGGATTCGAAAACTGGTGCTTCAGGCGCAGGGCGCATGGCTCATAAACTCGACTTCCATTTTCCTGAGCTTAACGAGAGCATGAAGCCATATAACGTTGGTGTCCATAGACATACCCCTGAAATTGAGCAGGAGCTTACTTCGATTGCTGGATGCCAAGTAACCATATCATTCACGCCCCACTTAGTGCCAATCACTAGAGGTATTCTTACAACCGCATATGCTAGGCTTATTGACACTAATATGACAACAGAAAATCTCGTTGACATCTACAGGCAACATTATGCAGATGATTACTTCGTTGTAGTCCTAAATGCGGGCGAATATCCAGCTACAAAAAACACGTATGGTTCGAACTTTTGTCAGATTGGTTTAAAAGTCGACGAAAGGACAGGGCGTGTGGTTGTAATTTCTGCTATTGACAATCTAGTCAAAGGCATGGCAGGCGAAGCAGTGCAAAATATGAACCTGATGTGCGGTTTTGACGAAAAGACTGCGCTTGATCGTCCGGCGGTGTTTCCATGATAGAATATCCTAGTTCAATAACCAAGCCAAAGGGCTTTTTAGCAGCAGGGGTGCGCGCTGGAATCAAAGAAAAAGGCGAGGATTTGGCGCTCATAGTTTCGGAACAACCTGCTTCGATAGCTGGTGTCTTTACAAAAAACGTATTTAAAGCCGCTCCGGTTCAGGTATGCATTTCGCGAATTCCCAGGGCAACCGCTCGGGCAATTGTCGCAAATAGCGGCAATGCAAATGCATGTACAGGTAAGGTCGGAATAGAAGATGCCAGGCGTATGATTGTCGAGGTGGCAAGCCGACTGAACGTGCCGGAGGAAGATGTGTTTGTTGCGTCCACTGGCGTCATAGGACAGCGTCTGCCAATGCAAAAAATATTAAAAGGCATTGATTTGGCAGTCTCAAGTCTGAGCAAGAATGGCGGCTCGAAAGCAGCTCGGGCGATTATGACCACCGATACTCGTCCGAAGGAAGCCGAAGTTGAGTTTGATATCGGTGGGGTGAGGGCAACAATAGGCGGCATTGCTAAAGGTGCAGGCATGATATGTCCAAATATGGCAACAATGCTTGCATTCCTTACCACCGATGTTGCTATTACACCCACAATGCTTCAGATAGCATTATCTCGTTCGACGGAAATCTCGTTCAACTGCCTTACTGTTGATGGCGACACAAGCACAAATGATAGCGTATTTATTCTTGCGAATGGGGTAGCTGGAAATCCAGTAATTAATGCTGAGGATGAGGTTTTTCAGGTTTTTCAACAACACCTTGATGCTGTCACAACCAAACTTGCTCGCCAAATTGCAGCAGACGGCGAAGGCGCTACGAAGACAGTCAGCGTAACGGTCAAAGGCGCAAAATCCTTTGAAGACTGCCGCCAAATTGCTAAAACCATAGCTAACTCTCCGCTCGTTAAGACGGCAATGTTCGGTTGCGACCCAAATTGGGGCCGAGTTATAGCAGCAGCGGGAAGAGCAGGCGTTGAATTCGACCCCAATGTAGTCAGTTTGTATTTTGGCGATATCTTAATCATTGAAAACGGAGAGCCTGTTGTTTTTTCGGAGGCCGAAGCACGCAAATATCTATCAGGAAAAGATGTGTTGATAACTTTGAACGTAGGCAGTGAGAATTGGTCTGCTACTATATGGACCTGCGATTTTTCGTACGACTACGTCAAAATCAATGCAGAATATCACACTTAAAATTCCACATGATTTTTTTTGTTATTGAAAGTGTAGTGAAACCGAAGTTTAAAGGTTAGGGAGAAAAAAAATGAGTACTAGCGCCGAAAAAGCAGAAATTCTCGTCCAGGCTCTTCCATATATCAGGCAATACTATGGCAAGACCATCGTCGTTAAATATGGCGGCAATGCGATGGTGGACGAAAGGCTTAAACAAGGCGTAATGAAGGACATAGTCCTTATGCATTATGTAGGCATGCGTCCTGTACTTGTCCACGGTGGCGGTCCTGAAATTACCGAATTAATGGAGCGAATGGGCAAAAAGCCGAGCTTCATCAAGGGGCTTCGTGTTACCGATGCAGAGACGATGGAAATCGTCGAGATGGTTCTTACTGGTAAAACAAACAAGAGCATTGTCTCACTTATCAACTCGCAGGGCGGTAAGGCTGTTGGGTTGAGCGGCAAGGATGGGAATCTTATGGTAGCTGAAAAGGCTCAGATTGAAGATGCCGACCTCGGATACGTTGGCAAAATTGTAGAAATAAACACCGAAATCGTCGAAACCCTAATTCATGAGGGATATATACCAGTAGTATCCTCTATTGCGGTAGGTAGAGATTGGGAAACATATAATTTGAATGCAGACCACGCGGCTGGTGAGTTAGCCGGCGCGCTTGAGGCGGCAAAACTAATCATTCTTACAGACGTAACAGGGGTTTATCGTGACTTTAACGACAAAACCAGCCTTATTTCGGAGCTTTCGGCATCAGAAGCCGAGGAAATGATTCGAACCGGCAAGGTTGACAAAGGAATGATTCCGAAGCTGGAGGCATGCCTTATGGCGTTATCGGGCGGCGTGGAACGCGCACATATTATTGATGGCACGCTACCCCATGCACTCCTGATGGAGATATTTACCGACACTGGCATTGGCACTATGATTACCTAGCTTTACCAGTTGGTGTTTGTGCCTCAATTGCACATGCGGTTCTACCGTGATTGACTTTTGTGCGAGAATAGGAGTACAATAAACTACAATAGCAACTGTGAATTAGCATGAAAACGCCGGATTGCTCAAAAACCGCATACCGGCCTGGATATGACAAAGGGACGGAGCCTTTTGCTCTGTCTCTTTGTGTTTAGAAGATAGGAAAGGGTAAGTGGAATAGCGATGCTAGATATAGATACAAAGACTGCGATTGAAATGGATGCCAAGTATATGATGCGCTTTGTTGGGCGGTTGCCAGTTGCATTTGTACGCGGTGAAGGAATAAAAGTTTGGGATGCTGAAGGAAAAGAATACCTAGACTTTCTTGCAGGTATCGCAGTAAATGGTTTGGGCCATTGTCCACCAGCCGTTGTGTCGGCTATTAGGGAGCAAGCTGGGACGCTCATGCATGTGAGCAATCTATACTACATACCCCAACAAGCAGTTCTTGCAAAGCGGTTGGTTGAGCTCTCAGGCTTGGGTAAGGCGTTTTTTTGCAATAGCGGTGCGGAAGCAAATGAAGCAGCTATAAAGCTTGCCCGAAAGTGGGCAAAAGAGAACCGTGGTGAAGATAAATATGAGATCATAACAACAGAGGGGTCTTTCCATGGGCGAACTCTTGCTACTGTAACTGCGACAGGACAGCCGAAGTACCATCAGGGATTCGAACCATTGGTTCCTGGGTTCAAATACGTGCCATTTAATGACCTCACGGCGTTGAAGGCAGCAATTTCTGAGAGCACATGTGCAATAATGCTCGAGCCCATACAGGGCGAATCGGGCGTTTTTCCTGCTAGTCTTGAATATCTGCGTGGCGTTAGAAAACTTTGTGATGAATTAGGATTGCTCTTGATACTAGATGAGATTCAAACTGGGTTAGGTAGAACTGGAAAGTGGTTTGGTTTTCAGCATTATGGCATAATGCCAGATATCATGACGTTGGCAAAGACTCTGGGAGGAGGCTTCCCAATAGGTGCATGTCTAGCGTCTGATATCGTTGCCACCGGATTTCAGCCGGGCAATCATTCTTCAACTTTCGGCGGAAATCCATTGGCTTGTGCCGCTGCAATCGCCGCATTGCGCGCAATTGACGAAGAAGGCTTGGTTCAAAACTCGGCGGAAGTAGGGGTTTATTTTAAGGACCGGCTGGAAGAACTTAAATCAAGACGGGATGATATCGTCGAAATACGTGGTGTGGGTTTAATGATTGGAATGACGCTGGCGCGCAAGGATGCACCCAAAGTGGCAACGAAATGCCTAGAAAAAGGGTTAATACTCAATTCGATTGGCGAAAGCATTTTGAGATTTCTCCCACCTTTAATTGTCAAAAAGGAACATGTTGATACCGCTGTGGATATACTTAGCGAAACCCTTCAGGAGGTTTAGTTTTATTAGACTTCCGCTGTGTTGAGAGGAGATACAAAAATGTGGAAGCAACTTACCCAGAAAGCACAAAAAGCAGTCTTTCTGGCGCTTGAAGAAGCAGGAAAACTTGGTTATAGCCATGTAGGTCCAGAACATTTGCTTCTAGCGCTTGTCAGAGAAGAAGATTGCCTTGCCGCCAGAATTCTCGAGCGGGTAGGCGTTGACCTTGGTACGGTGCGCAGCGAAATTATGAAGCGGTTGTCGAGAGGTTCGGAGACGTTGAGCGATGGTCTTGAGCTTACGGCTGAGGCAAAGCACGTAATAGACCTAGCTTTTGATGAAAGCAGACAGGCGAAAGAGGAATGGATAGGAACTGAGCATTTACTAATTGGGCTTGCAGAAGAACCCCATAGTATTGCAGCTCAATTTCTTGCCGAGCATGGTATTGATGCAGCACTAATTCGCAGAGAGCTGAGAAGTATGCAAGCAGGTGTATTGCCGTTCGGGCAGAACAGTGGAGGAAAGTAACAAATGTGGCAGAGATTCACGGAAAAGGCGCGGTTGGCTATTTTCTATGCTCAGGAGGAGGCGGCGAAAAGAAAGAGCAAAATCGTTGGCACTGAGCATTTATTACTTGGTTTATTGGATGAGCCAGACAACATTGCCAAACGTGTCTTTCAGCGCATCGGAGTAAACGAGGAAAGCCTGCGCAGGGAGATTGAAAAAATGGCGCCGGTTTCTGACACGGGCGATGTAAACCAAGATATGCAACTCTCAGCAAATGCGAAGCGTGCAATTGATTTGGCTTACCAGTCGGCTAGAGAGCTGAGAAACAATTACGTTGGGACAGAGCACCTACTGCTCGGATTGGTAAAAAATGACCGTGGAACCGTTGCTCCTCTTCTAGCGCAAATGGGTGTGACTTTCGAACGTGTAAAGCAAGAAATCTCAGCGATTCAAACGTCGGAGACACACGCCGACGAAATCGCGCCTCATGAATCGCATCTGAACGTACCGGATGATATGCGGGGCAAAGATTTAATCTCAATTGATGACCTTAGCCGCGAGGAAATAGAAACAATATTTGACCTTGCCCGACGGCTTAAATCAAAAAGTTTAGCAGAGCAATATGCCAATCCCATTCTACCAGGCAAGACGCTCGCTATGATATTTGAGAAGCCCTCTCTTAGGACACGTGTAACATTCGAGGTTGGTATGTCTCAACTTGGCGGTAATGCTGTCTATCTTGCACCCGCCGACATCCGAATGGGCGAACGTGAGCAAGTCAGCGATGTTGCAAAGAACCTCGAACGCTGGGTGCATGGTATAATGGCACGGACTTTTAAGCATAAAACAATAACCGAACTTGCAAAATATGCAAATATCCCAATTATAAATGGTTTATCAGACCTAGAGCATCCTTGCCAAGCATTGGCCGACTTCTTGACAATCTTAGAGAAAAAGGGCGATCTTTCTAAGCTCAAGCTTGCCTACATTGGAGATGGATGCAACACTTGCCACAGCCTCATGCTCCTAGCTGCAAAGGTTGGCACGGACATTGCGGTGGGTTGTCCGGAGGGTTATGAGCCAAATACAGTAATTCTCAACAAAGCACTTCGAGCGGCGGAGCACTCGGGAGCTTCGATAAAAATAACAAATGACCCATTTGAGGCCGTAAAAAATGCTGATGCAATCTATACGGACGTCTGGTGTAGTATGGGGTTGGAGGATGAGCGAGAGAAACGACTGCCAGTGTTCCAACCTTATCAAGTAAATCAAAAGCTTGTTGAGGCAGCTCGGAGCGATGTAATTGTTCTCCACTGCCTCCCAGCGCACCGCGGCGAGGAAATCACTGACGAAGTAATCGATGGCCCGCACTCGGTTGTGTTCGACGAAGCGGAGAATCGTTTGCACGTGCAAAAAGCACTATTGGCATTGCTATTGTAACATAAAAGAAGGAGCGGAAAAGATGAAAACAGTAGTTCTTGCATATTCTGGTGGCTTGGATACCTCGGTTTGCATACCGATGATGAAAGAGTTTTACGGTTTTGATAAGGTTGTAACTGTAACGGTTGACGTGGGCCAGCCACCCGATGACATTGCCGAAGCCGAGGAGAAGGCTCGTATCTTAGGAACAGAGCATTATACTATCGATGCTAAAGAAGAATTTGTGAAAGATTATGTATTCCATGCCATAAAAGCAAATGGCGACTACCAGGGCTATCCATTGAGTACTGCAATTGCTAGGCCATTAATTGCCGCCAAGAGCGTTGAGATAGCCCAGCAGGTCGATGCTGACGCATTCGGCCATGGGTGCACCGGTAAAGGAAATGACCAATTTAGGTTCGAAATCGTCGTTCGAACGTTTGCACCCGAAAAAGAAGTCATTGCTCCAATGCGAGAGCGGAACCTCACGCGAAGCGAGGAAATCGAATATGCAAAAAGCCGCGGCGTGCCTATTGCCCAGTCGGTTGAGAAGATATGGAGCATTGATGAAAATCTTTGGGGTCGCTCAATCGAAGGCGGCCGACTCGAAGAACCTGACTTTGCGCCACCAGAGGAGATTTATAAATGGACAAAAGGTCCTGACAAAAGCCCAAATACCCCGCTTGAGATTACGATTGGCTTCGAGAACGGTGTGCCAGTCTCGCTGGATGGCAAGAGGATGGACGGAGTTTCCCTAATTCGCGAGCTGAATGAAATCGCAGGTGAACACGGCGTTGGTAGAATAGACATAATGGAGGATAGAATGCTCGGGTTGAAAGTGCGAGAAAACTACGAGTGTCCAGCGGCCGTCACGCTGCTAACCGCACACAAAGCGTTGGAAGCATTGGTTTGCACAAAAGAAGAGATAAAGTTCAAGTCGATGGTTGACCGTGAATGGGGCCAACTTGCGTATGAAGGTCTTTGGTTCCATCCTTTGAAGGAAGATCTAGAGGCGTTTATTG
This genomic interval from Armatimonadota bacterium contains the following:
- the argJ gene encoding bifunctional glutamate N-acetyltransferase/amino-acid acetyltransferase ArgJ, which codes for MIEYPSSITKPKGFLAAGVRAGIKEKGEDLALIVSEQPASIAGVFTKNVFKAAPVQVCISRIPRATARAIVANSGNANACTGKVGIEDARRMIVEVASRLNVPEEDVFVASTGVIGQRLPMQKILKGIDLAVSSLSKNGGSKAARAIMTTDTRPKEAEVEFDIGGVRATIGGIAKGAGMICPNMATMLAFLTTDVAITPTMLQIALSRSTEISFNCLTVDGDTSTNDSVFILANGVAGNPVINAEDEVFQVFQQHLDAVTTKLARQIAADGEGATKTVSVTVKGAKSFEDCRQIAKTIANSPLVKTAMFGCDPNWGRVIAAAGRAGVEFDPNVVSLYFGDILIIENGEPVVFSEAEARKYLSGKDVLITLNVGSENWSATIWTCDFSYDYVKINAEYHT
- a CDS encoding argininosuccinate synthase, whose product is MKTVVLAYSGGLDTSVCIPMMKEFYGFDKVVTVTVDVGQPPDDIAEAEEKARILGTEHYTIDAKEEFVKDYVFHAIKANGDYQGYPLSTAIARPLIAAKSVEIAQQVDADAFGHGCTGKGNDQFRFEIVVRTFAPEKEVIAPMRERNLTRSEEIEYAKSRGVPIAQSVEKIWSIDENLWGRSIEGGRLEEPDFAPPEEIYKWTKGPDKSPNTPLEITIGFENGVPVSLDGKRMDGVSLIRELNEIAGEHGVGRIDIMEDRMLGLKVRENYECPAAVTLLTAHKALEALVCTKEEIKFKSMVDREWGQLAYEGLWFHPLKEDLEAFIDKIQERVTGDVKMQLFKGQAKVIGRSSRWALYSEDLASFDTKTFVQSEMTGAVKVHGLQSKMYWWLKRGQ
- a CDS encoding NlpC/P60 family protein, which gives rise to MAKNIIFYFAFSAFLIIGSVYADGQLTITLDPPAEEQKDNLRLNHETLGATRENSAKYEARVLSARQTTNKEVVIGRVGVVKAANANIMRAPTKKGYQLFTCPRGSYLAIVADSPNWYGVLMIDGSTGWIEKSKVSLLNYNVIGQKNLPNGLGPKIVNTALKYLGIPYRWGGYSWNGLDCSGFVKAVFASHGIELPRTAREQASVGVPVNASDLQPGDRLYFACKGGAIDHCGIYIGNGLFIHSSSSRGGVAIDNLLTKPLYYNTLVAARRS
- a CDS encoding acetylornithine transaminase, which gives rise to MLDIDTKTAIEMDAKYMMRFVGRLPVAFVRGEGIKVWDAEGKEYLDFLAGIAVNGLGHCPPAVVSAIREQAGTLMHVSNLYYIPQQAVLAKRLVELSGLGKAFFCNSGAEANEAAIKLARKWAKENRGEDKYEIITTEGSFHGRTLATVTATGQPKYHQGFEPLVPGFKYVPFNDLTALKAAISESTCAIMLEPIQGESGVFPASLEYLRGVRKLCDELGLLLILDEIQTGLGRTGKWFGFQHYGIMPDIMTLAKTLGGGFPIGACLASDIVATGFQPGNHSSTFGGNPLACAAAIAALRAIDEEGLVQNSAEVGVYFKDRLEELKSRRDDIVEIRGVGLMIGMTLARKDAPKVATKCLEKGLILNSIGESILRFLPPLIVKKEHVDTAVDILSETLQEV
- the argC gene encoding N-acetyl-gamma-glutamyl-phosphate reductase, with amino-acid sequence MVRVGVIGALGYGGGELVRILTNHPHVKLTYLCSELEKPVRISDVCPGLKGILDANCEVYDPNTAIEQCDILFIAQHPGWAMKHARRFLDTGIKVIDLSADFRLRNPENYEQWYKIKHESPELIQQAVYGLPELYRSQIAQAKLIANPGCFPTGAILALMPLLREKLVDPDTIIVDSKTGASGAGRMAHKLDFHFPELNESMKPYNVGVHRHTPEIEQELTSIAGCQVTISFTPHLVPITRGILTTAYARLIDTNMTTENLVDIYRQHYADDYFVVVLNAGEYPATKNTYGSNFCQIGLKVDERTGRVVVISAIDNLVKGMAGEAVQNMNLMCGFDEKTALDRPAVFP
- a CDS encoding Clp protease N-terminal domain-containing protein; its protein translation is MWKQLTQKAQKAVFLALEEAGKLGYSHVGPEHLLLALVREEDCLAARILERVGVDLGTVRSEIMKRLSRGSETLSDGLELTAEAKHVIDLAFDESRQAKEEWIGTEHLLIGLAEEPHSIAAQFLAEHGIDAALIRRELRSMQAGVLPFGQNSGGK
- the argF gene encoding ornithine carbamoyltransferase; this encodes MRGKDLISIDDLSREEIETIFDLARRLKSKSLAEQYANPILPGKTLAMIFEKPSLRTRVTFEVGMSQLGGNAVYLAPADIRMGEREQVSDVAKNLERWVHGIMARTFKHKTITELAKYANIPIINGLSDLEHPCQALADFLTILEKKGDLSKLKLAYIGDGCNTCHSLMLLAAKVGTDIAVGCPEGYEPNTVILNKALRAAEHSGASIKITNDPFEAVKNADAIYTDVWCSMGLEDEREKRLPVFQPYQVNQKLVEAARSDVIVLHCLPAHRGEEITDEVIDGPHSVVFDEAENRLHVQKALLALLL
- the argB gene encoding acetylglutamate kinase, with translation MSTSAEKAEILVQALPYIRQYYGKTIVVKYGGNAMVDERLKQGVMKDIVLMHYVGMRPVLVHGGGPEITELMERMGKKPSFIKGLRVTDAETMEIVEMVLTGKTNKSIVSLINSQGGKAVGLSGKDGNLMVAEKAQIEDADLGYVGKIVEINTEIVETLIHEGYIPVVSSIAVGRDWETYNLNADHAAGELAGALEAAKLIILTDVTGVYRDFNDKTSLISELSASEAEEMIRTGKVDKGMIPKLEACLMALSGGVERAHIIDGTLPHALLMEIFTDTGIGTMIT